AGCAATTGCCCGTTTAGGTTTCTGCCAACAAACACGTATGCCGTTAAGACATTGGTAATTAACAACTCGCGCCTTCCGTCCCCATTCATATCACCTGTTATAGCAGTCGCCTGGCCAAATAGGTTAGAGCCCGAAATAATTACATCGGCGGATGCGGCCTGCACTGTCTCAGGAGAGGACGCTGGCGTTCTGCCTCGGAATAGATAGGCTCTCCCTTGAGAGGAATTGTACATTGGGCTGCCAACTAACACGTCAGAGATGCCGTCACCATCAAAATCGCCAGCTCCAATAGACTTCCCAAAAGCATCACCACTATTCTCGCCGACGTACAAGAAGAGTAACTGAAATGGAGAGTGGCCAGAAAATGCGTAGACGTGCCCTCGATCACTGTCGAAACCCGGTGCTGAAGCTACGAAGTCATTGATAGAGTCGCCGTTGATGTCGCCGCACCCGAGAACGCGCCACCCAAGTTCTTCATAGAATGAAGATCCTGAGTACGACCAGGTAGGCATCTGCGCGCCGTTGACATTGGTCGCTGCAAGCATGAATCCTGCCGACAGAAGCGACCGCCACAGTTTCTTTCCCATGAAGTACCTCCTTGAGATTGATGTGAGTTGACGTGAACCGCCCGGGCCTATGCATGTCCGTATGCTCGAACTCTGGGAAGCTGGTCATGTGCGATTGGATTGCACTTCTTGGCAATTGTTGCTATTCGCCCTCCTGAACTTGCGGGAGTTCCTACAGCATTCTACGTTGACTGCTGAATTTGTATTTGGGAAAATCAGTGTTGCAGGAATCGTCGCACCATGCCTGGAGCAAAGCCTGCCTCACCCAGGGTGCTAATTTCGGTAACACACCTACTCAGGTGCATATACCTGCGAAATCGAGACAACACGCTTGCATGAAAGCAAATACAACGATGAGTACAATTGCGATCACACCGTTGCACTCCCACAATTCTTTCCCACGTAGTGAGTTGCAGGGAAAAAGTGCGCATTGCAACTATATAAAAATGACAAAACGAACCCAATTCGCCAATTGCGATGCAAACAGTCATGGATTCATATGCACGGAAACGAACCCAATCAGGTGTAGCCCGCCTGCTTCAGGTGGGTTCCCAGTTCTTATTGCCGTGAATCCGACAATGGCCGTGCACCTGCGAGCGCTGCTTCCCTCCTCGTTACTTCAGCGAACGATTGTGACGGGAAACGGAGTAGCAGGAAACCGAGCCGTCGGCTGGGATACACCTTGGCTGTGGTGCGATACCCATCCGCACTGTGTCACCCCCGCGAAAGCGGGGGTCCAGTCCCGAGCCGTCGCAGGATTGTCACGTCGTCCGCTCGGGGCCGACTCCCCACAATGACACCTCGCGGAATTCCAGCTTTCGCCAGTATGACATCCTGAAGCAGTTCCGATCACTCCTCCGCCGAGCCGCGAGGGCGCTTCGGCGGGCGAAGGCGGTCGGTGTCCTGCAGCGCCTTCCGTGGCTGGCCCGCCATTCAGGTGGGACGTGGGACCTGTTCGCGGCGGTCCATCAAGCCCACCATAGATGGTGGGGCACCAACGCCCAACGGGAGTGCATCCTACTCGCCTAAAATGGCGTGGCGTCCTGCTTCCCCTAGCCCCCTCTTCCGTATATATTTCGCTCAAACCGTGCCCACAGGGGCTAAAGGCCCTGTGGGGAGAAACCGATAACTTATAACACGTATGGATCAGGACTTCCTCATCAAGGAGCATACCCAGCTCGAGAGCCAGAAAGAGGCGCGCAAGTTCCTCAATCGTCGCGAGCGGAAACCCCTTTGGCGCGAGTATCTCGAAACAGCTGTGGTCGCGGTGGTCGCCGCCGTGCTGCTGCGGATATTCGTGATCTCGGCGTACAAAGTGAACTCCGGCTCGATGGCGGACACGCTTCTGGAAGGGGATTATATCTTCGTCAATAAACTGGCCTACACCTATGGCGGTAAGTTCCCGCAGACCGGCGACATCATCGTCTTCAAGTACCCCAATAATCCGGACAAGGATTATATCAAACGGGTGGTCGCGCTTCCGGGACAGACTGTCCAGGTGGCGGATAAGATTGTGTATGTCGACGGCCAGGTGGCGGCGATGCCCGAAGGGGTCAAGCATGTTGACAAGAAGATCATCCCCGGCGATCTGTCGTTCCGCGATAATTTCGGCCCTTACAAGGTGCCGCCGGGCGAGTATTTCGTGCTCGGGGACAATCGCGACGACAGCCGCGACAGCCGGTTCTGGGGGACTGTGCCGCTCGGCAATATCCTCGGCAAGGCGGTGGCTGTGTATTACTCTTGGGAGCCTGAGAAGGATACCCCCGGCTGGGGGTTCCCGTACGTCATCGATATCGTCCAGTGGACCGGCTACGGGCTCGTCAATTTCCCGTCGCAGACCCGCTGGGACCGTATCGGCACGATGATCCCATAAATGCCGTTCGGCCTCTACGTTCATTTCCCCTTCTGCCGCAACAAGTGCTCGTATTGCGACTTCTACAAAGAGCTGTACGATGTTGACCTGGAGACGAAGTTCTTCAAGGCGCTGATGATCGAGACCGAACTGGCGGCCGAAGCGCACGGCTCGACCGATCGAGAGATATCAACGATCTTCATCGGCGGCGGGACGCCATCGCTGGTGAATCTGGGCAAGTTCGAAGAGTGGCTGGGTCTTATCAGGCGATTGTTCATAATGCCGCAAGGGATCGAGTTCTCGGTCGAGAACAATCCCGATTCCATCAATGTGGAGAATCTGAAGGCGTTCAAAGAGCTCGGGGTGAACCGTCCGACCTACGGGATTCAGTCGTTCAACCCGAAGTTATTGAAGCTGCTCAATCGCAAGCATAATCCGGAGCATAGCCAAAAGGCTGTGTACCTGACCAATGCGCTTGGGTATACGAATTTCGGCGTCGACATGATATTCGGATTGCCGAGGCAGACGACGCGGATGTTGTCGGCCGATTTAGATCAAATCATCGATCTGGAGCCGCCACATATTTCGTTTTACCAGTTGACTGTAGAGACTGGGACGACACTGGCGGAAAGAGTGAAGGCTGGTTCACTCGTCATGCCGTCGCAGGAAGTGACGATGTCGCTGTATCGCGGCGGGTGTGAGCGGATGGCGGAGGCGGGGTACCATAGGTATGAAGTTTCGTCTTTCGCAAAACCGGGATTCGAATGCAAACACAATCTGGGATACTGGGTGGGGGATGACTATCTGGGGCTGGGGCCATCGGCGCACAGTTTCATGAATGGGGAGCGGTTCGCTAACGTGCCGAGCGTGACGAAGTATATTGGGTCTTTGTTGAAACGGGAGCGGCCGGTGATTCGCGATGAGTCGGGCGAAGAAGAGCGGATGGAGGAGGCGATCATGTTGGGGCTTCGCATGTCGCGCGGGATCGACCGGCACCAGTTTGCGCTTCGATTCGGTCAGCCGATAGAGGATCGGTTGGATTTGAAACAGTATGAATTGTTTATCAATTCCGGGCATCTCATAACAGAGGGAGAGACACTACGACTCTCTGATGAGGGGATTCTGTTGGCTGATGAGATCACGCGGCGATTGACAAAATAGAAGGGCAGACATTGCGAGGTTGTTCCAAAAATCGTGAAATCAGTTGCGTCAGTTCCTGCGACCCCGATGCATTCGGGGTTGTGTGAACTGACGTAACCTCAATAGAAGGGCAGACGGTTTCGCCTGCCCTTCATTACTTGCGCACCCGAGAGCTACCGGATGCAGTCCCCTTTGGGGTCGATGTTGCACCCCTCAACACCGTCGATAATGCAGCAGCGGTACAACAAGCCATTCACGCACTTGTAGTAGCATTTCGGCGGTTTCGCCTGGGTGGACGAGACCATCGCGCCGAGTACGAACGACACGACAAACAGCGCCACCAGGATCAGAGCGACAGACTTGCGCATAGGTCACCTCCTTCAGCAATAAGAAGGCCGGCTGTCATCACGGTGTCAAGCCATTTGCAGGCGAAAAATACGCCGGGACCACGTTTACTCACTTGACAAACAACTCAGCGGCGCAACCCCACAAACCGGTTGCCGGAAAGCTAATTTCACGGTATTTTTGCCCCCGATATGAATAAGCTGCAACGACAACGGAAGCGTCCGTCTTCCGTTCTTCCATAATGACTTCCCATGAAACAACTATTCGATCCGCTTACTAATTACGAAGAGACCAGAAAACTGGTCGGTTATGTCGACCGCAATGAAGCCACGCCCGAAACGTATTCGGCGATCGGCTTTAAGTGCGGGCTGGAAATTCACCAGCAACTGAAAACGAAAAAGAAACTGTTCTGTCACTGTCCGGCCGGGCTGTATCAGAAGAACGGCGAGTTCGATGCCGAAGTGATTCGCCATATGCGCCCCACGCTGTCCGAGCTGGGGGAGTACGACGGCACCGCGCTGATGGAGTTCAAGACGCGTAAGACGGTCATCTACCGAATCAAAGATGAGACCGCCTGCACGTACGATATCGACGACACGCCGCCGTTCGCGCTCAATCGCGAGGCGCTGGGGATAGCGATCGAGATCGCGCTCTTGCTCAAGATGAACATCGTGGGTGAGCTGCATATCACGCGGAAACAGTATCTTGATGGTTCCATTCCGACCGGCTTTCAGCGGACCGGAATCGTGGCGATCG
The Candidatus Zixiibacteriota bacterium genome window above contains:
- the hemW gene encoding radical SAM family heme chaperone HemW encodes the protein MPFGLYVHFPFCRNKCSYCDFYKELYDVDLETKFFKALMIETELAAEAHGSTDREISTIFIGGGTPSLVNLGKFEEWLGLIRRLFIMPQGIEFSVENNPDSINVENLKAFKELGVNRPTYGIQSFNPKLLKLLNRKHNPEHSQKAVYLTNALGYTNFGVDMIFGLPRQTTRMLSADLDQIIDLEPPHISFYQLTVETGTTLAERVKAGSLVMPSQEVTMSLYRGGCERMAEAGYHRYEVSSFAKPGFECKHNLGYWVGDDYLGLGPSAHSFMNGERFANVPSVTKYIGSLLKRERPVIRDESGEEERMEEAIMLGLRMSRGIDRHQFALRFGQPIEDRLDLKQYELFINSGHLITEGETLRLSDEGILLADEITRRLTK
- the lepB gene encoding signal peptidase I gives rise to the protein MDQDFLIKEHTQLESQKEARKFLNRRERKPLWREYLETAVVAVVAAVLLRIFVISAYKVNSGSMADTLLEGDYIFVNKLAYTYGGKFPQTGDIIVFKYPNNPDKDYIKRVVALPGQTVQVADKIVYVDGQVAAMPEGVKHVDKKIIPGDLSFRDNFGPYKVPPGEYFVLGDNRDDSRDSRFWGTVPLGNILGKAVAVYYSWEPEKDTPGWGFPYVIDIVQWTGYGLVNFPSQTRWDRIGTMIP